A part of Caretta caretta isolate rCarCar2 chromosome 1, rCarCar1.hap1, whole genome shotgun sequence genomic DNA contains:
- the LOC142070711 gene encoding histone H4, which translates to MSGRGKGGKGLGKGGAKRHRKVLRDNIQGITKPAIRRLARRGGVKRISGLIYEETRGVLKVFLENVIRDAVTYTEHAKRKTVTAMDVVYALKRQGRTLYGFGG; encoded by the coding sequence ATGTCTGGTCGCGGCAAAGGTGGTAAGGGCTTGGGAAAGGGGGGTGCTAAGCGCCATCGCAAGGTACTCCGTGATAACATTCAGGGTATCACGAAGCCGGCTATTCGTCGTTTGGCGCGCCGTGGTGGCGTAAAGCGTATTTCTGGCTTGATCTATGAAGAAACCCGAGGAGTGCTGAAAGTGTTTTTAGAGAACGTGATCCGTGACGCTGTCACTTACACTGAACATGCCAAGCGAAAGACTGTGACTGCTATGGACGTAGTTTATGCTCTGAAACGCCAGGGTCGCACTCTCTACGGCTTCGGGGGCTAA